A genomic region of Oncorhynchus mykiss isolate Arlee chromosome 16, USDA_OmykA_1.1, whole genome shotgun sequence contains the following coding sequences:
- the LOC110491900 gene encoding dihydropteridine reductase has translation MAAGEARKVIIYGGKGALGATCVQYFKSKNWWVACIDINANEEASANILVKPTDSFTDQAEQVTADVLSLLGDQKVDAILCVAGGWAGGSAKAKALYKNSDLMWKQSVWTSTISSHLATRHLREGGLLTLSGAQAALTGTPGMLGYGMAKAAVHQLCQSLAGTNSGLPPQAAAVTILPITLDTPMNRKFMPDADVSSWTPLEYVAEMFYGWSTGENRPASGTLLQLVTSQGQTQATPM, from the exons ATGGCGGCGGGAGAGGCACGAAAAGTCATCATCTACGGTGGGAAAGGAGCACTAGGAGCCACTTGTGTCCAATACTTCAAGTCTAAAAACTGG tGGGTGGCTTGTATTGACATCAATGCCAATGAGGAGGCAAGTGCCAACATCCTTGTCAAACCAACCGACTCCTTTACTGACCAGGCAGAACAG GTGACAGCGGATGTGTTGTCGTTGCTAGGCGACCAGAAGGTGGATGCCATCCTGTGTGTGGCGGGAGGATGGGCCGGAGGCAGCGCCAAGGCTAAAG ctctcTATAAGAACAGTGATCTGATGTGGAAGCAGAGTGTGTGGACGTCTACCATTTCCAGTCACCTAGCAACCAGACACCTGAGAGAAGGGGGGCTGCTCACACTGTCTGGAGCTCAGGCTGCCCTGACCGGaaccccag gtatgtTGGGTTATGGTATGGCGAAGGCAGCGGTCCACCAGCTGTGTCAGTCTCTAGCGGGAACCAACAGTGGCCTCCCTCCACAAGCTGCTGCTGTCACTATACTAcc CATTACCTTGGATACGCCTATGAACAGGAAGTTCATGCCTGACGCTGATGTcagttcctggacaccactggaATATGTGGCAGA AATGTTCTACGGCTGGTCGACAGGAGAGAACCGACCGGCCTCCGGAACTCTGCTGCAGCTGGTGACATCCCAGGGCCAGACACAGGCCACACCGATGTAG